The following are encoded in a window of Gossypium raimondii isolate GPD5lz chromosome 13, ASM2569854v1, whole genome shotgun sequence genomic DNA:
- the LOC105781528 gene encoding uncharacterized protein LOC105781528, which yields MGKLSPRFIGLYRILKRVGPVAYQLELPLELDHIHDVLHVSMLRWHQSDPSHIVSVEEIEVRPDLTFEEEPVQILDSNIKVLKRKSIPLVKVLWQNHGTEKATWEPKNLMRQQYPHLFLLGGRGVTP from the coding sequence atgggcaagttgagccctaggttcattgggttGTATCGGATTCTGAAGCGGGTGGGACCAGTCGCTTATCAATTGGAGCTACCTTTAGAGTTGGACCATATCCATGATGTGCTTCACGTCTCAATGTTGAGGTGGCATCAGTCTGATCCATCTCATATTGTCtctgttgaggagatcgaggttagaccGGATTTGACTTTTGAGGAAGAGCCGGTTCAAATTTTGGATAGTAATATTAAGGTTCTGAAGAGAAAGTCCATCCCATTGGTTAAGGTTCTGTGGCAGAATCATGGCACTGAgaaagccacgtgggaacctaAAAACTTAATGCGTCAGCAATATcctcatttgtttcttttagggggtagaggtGTAACaccctga